Within the Amycolatopsis camponoti genome, the region GTCGATGTTCACCGTGTGGCCGTACGGCGCGTGGACCGGGTGGTCGACGTACACGGTTCCCTCGTTGAGGCGGAACCAGCCGCGGGCGCCCTTGCCGCTGCCTTCGAGCGCGAACTTCTCGGTCAGGTAAGTGCACATGGCGAAGTCCTCTCAGACCGTCAGGGTGCGGGAGTAGAAGTCGAAGATGCGTTCCCAGCCGTCCTTCGCGGCTTCCGGCCGGTAGCTCGGGCGGTCGACGGCGAAGAACGAGTGGCCGGCACCCGCGTACGTGTGGAACTCGTGCGGCTTGCCCAGCTTCTCCAGCTCGGCCGCCAGGACGGCGACCTCGTCCGGGCCGGGGAACTGGTCGTCGGCGCCGAAGAGGCCCAGCAGCGGGCACGACAGCCGGGACGCCAGGCCGAGCAGCGGCTTCATCTGCTTCATCGCCTCGGGCGGGTCGTTGACGACGAACGCGCCGTAGCAGTCGACCGCCGCGTCGATGTCCAGGGAACAACCCGAAAGGAACGCCTGGCGGCCGCCCGAGCAGTGCCCGATGACCCCGATGCGGCCGTTCGCGTTCTCGAGCGCGCGCAGGTGGTCCGCCGCGCCCGAGACGTCACCGACGAGCCGGTCGTCCGGGACGCCACCGGCCGCGCGGACCGTGGCGGCCGCGTCGTCCGGGTCCGCGCCCGGTGCTTCGCGCGTGTACAGGTTGGGGCACAGCGCGTTGTAGCCCTCGACGGCGAAGCGGCGGACCATCTCCTTCGTCGCCGCGTCGTAGCCGGGCATGTGGTGGATCACCACGACGCCGCCGCGGGGCGTCGTGTCGGTGGGTTTGGCCAGGTAGGCCTCGAGCTCGTCACCGCCGTGGCCGGTGATGGTGACGGTCCCGGCGACGATCTCGTCGGTCATCGGTTCTCCTTCGATCCCTCGGGGGTGTGGAAGTAACGCGCGCCGCGGGAAGCGGAGGCCACCGCGGCGACGACGGCCATCACCGCGGCCGCCGTGAACACGACCACCAGGCCGTGGTGGAACGGACCGGAGACCAGCTGCGGGAAGAACTCCCCGCCGGTCAGGGTCGAGCGGTCGGCCGGGGACAGCCCGGCCAGGACGTCCGGGCCGAGCAGGTGCCCGACCGGGTTGCTGCCGAGGAACGCGGCGAACAGCGTGCTCACCGGCGGCAGCTGGGCGACGCCGTCCGCGACGGACGCCGGGACGCCGTGGGCCTGCAACCCGCTGGTCAACGTCTGCGGCAACGAAGACGCCAGCCCGGCGATCATCAGCGAGAAGAACACGCCGATCGACAACGACGTCCCGGAGTTCTGGAACGTCGCCCGCATCCCGGAGGCGACCCCGCGCTGCTCGGTCGGCACACTGCTCATGATCGCCGAGGTGTTGGGCGCGGAGAACATGCCCTGGCCGATCCCGCTGAGGACGAGCAGCGCGGCGAACGCCGGATAGGGGAAGTCCACCGGCAACGCCAGCAACCCGAGGAACGCGGCCGCGACCAGCAAGAGCCCGCCGGTGGAGAACAGCCGGGCCCCGAACCGGTCGGACAGGTAGCCCGACACCGGACCCGCGACGAGGAACCCGACGGTCAGCGGCAGCAGGTAGATGCCCGCCCACAGCGGGGTGCGCTCGTAGTCGTAGCCGTGCAGGGGCAGCCAGATCCCCTGCAGCCAGATGATGAGCATGAACTGCATGCCACCCCGGGCGACCGAGGTCAGCAGCGCGGCGACGTTGCCGGCGGCGAACGCGCGGATCTTGAACAGCGAAAGCTGGAACATCGGCGCCGCGACGCGGGTCTCGATGAGGCCGAACAGCAGGAGCAGCAGCACGCCGGCGCCGATCCCGCCGAGCACCCACGGACTGCCCCAGCCGGTCGCGGCGCCGCCGTAGGGCTGGATGCCGTAGGTGATCGCGGCCAGCAGCAACGCGGTCCCGGCGGCGAAGGTGACGTTGCCGCCCCAGTCGACCTTCGCGCGCTTGGGCGTCCCGACTTCGCGGAGGCTGCGGATCGACCAGATCGTGCCGAGCAACCCGAACGGGACGCTCACCCAGAACACGGCACGCCAATCGATCTCCGCGAGCAACCCGCCGACGACCAGGCCGAGGAACTGGCCGGCCAGCGCGGTGATCTGGTTGACGCCGAGCGCCATGCCGCGTTGTTCCGCGGGGAAGGCGTCGGTGAGGATCGCGGCCGAGTTCGCCGTCAGCATCGAGCCGCCGACGGCTTGGACGATCCGCCAGCCGATCAGCCACAGCGCGCCGCCGCCCGCGTGGAACGGGTCGAACGACAGCGCGACCGACGCGGCGCTGAAGACGACGAAGCCGAGGTTGTACATCTTGACGCGGCCGAACATGTCGCCGAGCCGCCCGAGCGTCACCACCAGCACGGCCTGGACCAGCAGGTAGCCGAGGATCATCCAGAGCAGGTAGCCGATGTTGCCCGGGGCGAGGGGGTCGAGCCCGATGCCGCGGAAGATCGCGGGCAGCGAGATGATGA harbors:
- a CDS encoding DUF6295 family protein codes for the protein MCTYLTEKFALEGSGKGARGWFRLNEGTVYVDHPVHAPYGHTVNIDFRNPGLGASARVALELTEEDALALADAIHAAVKSAPEGLASRDQ
- a CDS encoding dienelactone hydrolase family protein — its product is MTDEIVAGTVTITGHGGDELEAYLAKPTDTTPRGGVVVIHHMPGYDAATKEMVRRFAVEGYNALCPNLYTREAPGADPDDAAATVRAAGGVPDDRLVGDVSGAADHLRALENANGRIGVIGHCSGGRQAFLSGCSLDIDAAVDCYGAFVVNDPPEAMKQMKPLLGLASRLSCPLLGLFGADDQFPGPDEVAVLAAELEKLGKPHEFHTYAGAGHSFFAVDRPSYRPEAAKDGWERIFDFYSRTLTV
- a CDS encoding MFS transporter encodes the protein MTTQLTSGRYKWVALSNTTLGVLMSALDGSIVIISLPAIFRGIGLDPLAPGNIGYLLWMILGYLLVQAVLVVTLGRLGDMFGRVKMYNLGFVVFSAASVALSFDPFHAGGGALWLIGWRIVQAVGGSMLTANSAAILTDAFPAEQRGMALGVNQITALAGQFLGLVVGGLLAEIDWRAVFWVSVPFGLLGTIWSIRSLREVGTPKRAKVDWGGNVTFAAGTALLLAAITYGIQPYGGAATGWGSPWVLGGIGAGVLLLLLFGLIETRVAAPMFQLSLFKIRAFAAGNVAALLTSVARGGMQFMLIIWLQGIWLPLHGYDYERTPLWAGIYLLPLTVGFLVAGPVSGYLSDRFGARLFSTGGLLLVAAAFLGLLALPVDFPYPAFAALLVLSGIGQGMFSAPNTSAIMSSVPTEQRGVASGMRATFQNSGTSLSIGVFFSLMIAGLASSLPQTLTSGLQAHGVPASVADGVAQLPPVSTLFAAFLGSNPVGHLLGPDVLAGLSPADRSTLTGGEFFPQLVSGPFHHGLVVVFTAAAVMAVVAAVASASRGARYFHTPEGSKENR